GATCCTCATGCTCATCGGAGCGCTGCCCACTTGGGGCCACAGCAAAAGCTGGGGCTATGCGCCGAGCGGTGGCCTCGGACTGATCGTCATTATTCTGATCATTCTTCTCCTGATGGGGAGGATCTGAGCCTAGTCGGTAAAGACGATCTCCACGCCTTTCTTGCGCCAAGCTTCGGCGAACTCGGCTTCCAGCTTTTGGAAGCTGCCGCCTGCGAGCAGTGCGGCGTGGGCCTTCTCGATCGGCTCTCCGGCGCGGAGCGCCTTGAGG
The genomic region above belongs to Luteolibacter rhizosphaerae and contains:
- a CDS encoding DUF3309 domain-containing protein gives rise to the protein MIGTILLIILILMLIGALPTWGHSKSWGYAPSGGLGLIVIILIILLLMGRI